The following are encoded together in the Phaseolus vulgaris cultivar G19833 chromosome 9, P. vulgaris v2.0, whole genome shotgun sequence genome:
- the LOC137822016 gene encoding DNA polymerase epsilon catalytic subunit A-like isoform X2: MEGDTLLGFGHEHDSGAFSMNDQNGFDEFLCTPRCLTDTVTSGNVYADSILQHLYRWLCSPKSKLHDPTLHQLLHKVILRKCASNFMERRRSWNVLEDSKVPYKGMLIKHHLTLNVRPYLSLK, encoded by the exons ATGGAAGGAGACACTCTATTAGGATTTGGTCATGAACATGATTCTGGAGCATTTTCGATGAATGATCAGAATGGTTTTGACGAGTTCTTGTGCACACCGCGGTGCCTAACAGACACAGTGACATCAGGAAATGTTTATGCTGATTCAATTTTGCAGCATCTATATAGATGGCTTTGCAG CCCTAAATCAAAACTTCATGATCCCACTCTCCACCAGCTACTCCACAAG GTCATACTAAGGAAATGTGCTTCAAACTTCATGGAAAGGAGAAGGTCTTGGAACGTACTGGAGGATTCAAAGGTACCATACAAAGGCATGCTAATCAAGCATCATCTGACTCTGAATGTACGACCCTACCTTTCCCTCAAATAG